actctctttcttcatttCAATGTCTAGTAATCTTCCATTTGTCACTTCCCTCACCTCCTATACTAAGTAttctttttcaaagaaaattatataacaatagTGTTCGTGTAAGTTTGTGTTAAATTATCTTTGATTTTTACCCTTTGTTCTCTGTATAAGCATAAACTATATTCACCCTCTTCGTCATTCCAATTTCTAGTAATCTTCCAAGGTATCACTTCCCTCACCACACCGATACTgagtatatatttaaaaaaaatatatatatatatatataatagtggTGTTTGAGTTAGTTTGTgctaaaatatctttaattttgagaTGCCGGTAAAAGGGTGTGAAGTAGTGAGCGGGAAGCCAGAGATGACCAAGAATGCAAAGACCACAAGCAAGTTTCAAAAGCAGAACTCTACAAagagtgttcatgttgatggtgcTACTAATGATGCAAAAAGTACCACCTCCACAAGAAGTTGTAGCTTCAAGATGCCTAATAGATCCCAATTATCTCCTATTAAACTTTTCAAACAACTTGGAGGAAAAATGGCTGCAGTTATGAAGGTGATGTCTTCATCAAAGAGAAGTTGTAGGAAAGTTACTAATTCCTCGGAGAGAGCAGCAATTTCTGCTAAACCAACCGCTGTCCTAAATATTGACTCTCATAGAGCAGAGGCAATTGATGATTGCATTCAGTTCATCAACTTATCATCTACCTTGCCAAGATCTAATTCAGTGTCATAAGAGATGGGAGAATTTCTTAGTAAGGAGCATTTTATCGCGATATCTATTTTAATTGTCCACTTTAAAATTAGATGTGTGATTTGAATATAATTAGTTTTGAATCTTGACTTTCTGGTAGGATGGCCACTATCAAGGTCACTATCGAATTCAGTTCATTGATCGAGTTTTGAAAAAGTGGTCAAGAAAGTGACAATTTGTGTAGATAAGCTTGTTTTACCCTTTTAATGGGTCTATGTAatgttaaattaattaaatcagtAAATTTTGACAATGAATTCATTGTATT
The Capsicum annuum cultivar UCD-10X-F1 chromosome 6, UCD10Xv1.1, whole genome shotgun sequence DNA segment above includes these coding regions:
- the LOC107875083 gene encoding josephin-like protein, giving the protein MPVKGCEVVSGKPEMTKNAKTTSKFQKQNSTKSVHVDGATNDAKSTTSTRSCSFKMPNRSQLSPIKLFKQLGGKMAAVMKVMSSSKRSCRKVTNSSERAAISAKPTAVLNIDSHRAEAIDDCIQFINLSSTLPRSNSVS